A stretch of the Psychroserpens sp. Hel_I_66 genome encodes the following:
- a CDS encoding pyruvate dehydrogenase complex dihydrolipoamide acetyltransferase, with protein sequence MAEIINMPRLSDTMEEGTVATWLKKVGDKIEEGDILAEIETDKATMEFESFNEGTLLHIGIQEGETAKVDTLLAIIGEEGEDISEHLNGNASEAKAQDDDESSDDDSDEEDIEETKDSDDSKKESSSEENKKDKEDKKENKKDDRVEKSQDLPDGVIVVTMPRLSDTMEEGTVATWLKKVGDEVEEGDILAEIETDKATMEFESFQSGTLLHIGLDEGESAKVDALLAIIGPEGTDVSGVANNFKAGGSSSEEKSSSKPETKETSKDSSSEEKELKTKESEESSKTETKKDTPKQETKASSSSSDSGRIFVSPLAKKMAEEKGIKLSQLKGSGENGRIVKRDIENFTPGSQAASVGKFVPTGQEDFDEIPNSNMRKAIAKNLAKSKFTAPHYYLNVEFDMDNAMAFRVQYNSLPDTKISFNDMIVKACALALKQHPQVNSQWFDDRMKLNNHVHIGVAVAVPDGLLVPVVKFANEQSLPQIGAAVKEFAGKARNKKLALDEMEGSTFTISNLGMFGIESFTSIINQPNSAILSVGAIVSKPVVKNGQIVPGNTMKLTLACDHRTVDGATGAQFLQTLKGYIENPVTMLV encoded by the coding sequence ATGGCAGAGATAATTAATATGCCTCGTTTGAGCGACACCATGGAAGAAGGAACCGTCGCAACGTGGTTGAAAAAAGTAGGAGATAAAATAGAGGAAGGCGACATTCTCGCAGAGATTGAAACCGATAAGGCAACGATGGAGTTTGAGTCCTTTAATGAAGGTACACTGCTTCATATTGGCATCCAGGAAGGAGAAACCGCAAAGGTAGATACACTTTTGGCGATCATTGGTGAAGAAGGAGAGGATATTTCAGAGCATCTTAACGGTAATGCTTCGGAAGCTAAAGCACAAGATGATGATGAGTCATCAGATGATGATAGTGATGAAGAGGACATAGAAGAAACTAAAGATAGCGACGACAGTAAAAAAGAATCTTCTTCCGAAGAAAATAAGAAAGACAAAGAAGATAAAAAAGAAAATAAAAAAGACGATAGAGTAGAAAAGTCTCAAGATTTACCAGATGGTGTAATCGTTGTAACCATGCCACGTTTAAGCGACACTATGGAAGAAGGAACGGTTGCAACATGGTTGAAAAAAGTAGGTGATGAGGTTGAAGAAGGTGATATTCTCGCAGAAATCGAAACCGATAAAGCAACTATGGAGTTTGAATCATTTCAATCTGGAACGCTTTTACATATTGGTTTAGATGAAGGAGAGTCTGCAAAAGTAGATGCACTTTTGGCTATCATTGGCCCAGAAGGAACTGATGTTTCAGGTGTGGCTAATAACTTTAAGGCTGGAGGCTCATCTTCCGAAGAAAAGTCTTCATCAAAGCCTGAAACTAAAGAAACATCGAAAGATTCATCTTCCGAAGAAAAAGAATTAAAAACCAAAGAGAGCGAGGAAAGTTCAAAAACGGAGACTAAAAAAGATACGCCTAAGCAAGAAACTAAAGCTTCAAGTTCAAGTTCAGATTCTGGTAGAATATTCGTGTCGCCTTTAGCCAAAAAAATGGCAGAGGAGAAAGGCATTAAATTATCCCAATTAAAAGGTAGTGGAGAAAATGGACGTATCGTAAAACGCGATATTGAGAATTTCACACCTGGTTCCCAGGCTGCATCTGTTGGTAAGTTTGTACCAACTGGTCAAGAAGATTTTGATGAGATTCCAAATTCAAATATGCGTAAGGCAATTGCTAAAAACTTAGCAAAATCTAAATTTACTGCACCACATTACTATTTAAATGTGGAGTTTGATATGGACAATGCAATGGCTTTTAGAGTACAATATAACTCGCTGCCAGATACAAAAATATCTTTTAACGATATGATCGTTAAGGCTTGTGCGTTGGCTTTAAAGCAGCATCCACAAGTTAACTCGCAGTGGTTTGACGATAGAATGAAATTGAACAACCATGTTCATATTGGAGTTGCAGTTGCGGTTCCTGACGGGTTATTAGTACCTGTTGTGAAATTTGCAAATGAGCAAAGCTTACCACAAATTGGTGCAGCAGTTAAGGAATTTGCTGGTAAGGCAAGAAATAAAAAATTAGCATTGGATGAAATGGAAGGTAGTACATTTACCATTTCTAACTTAGGGATGTTTGGTATTGAAAGTTTCACATCAATTATTAATCAGCCTAATTCTGCAATACTTTCTGTGGGAGCAATAGTTTCTAAGCCAGTGGTTAAAAACGGACAAATAGTACCAGGAAATACAATGAAATTAACTTTGGCTTGTGACCATAGAACTGTAGATGGCGCAACTGGAGCTCAATTTTTACAAACCTTAAAAGGATATATCGAAAATCCTGTAACGATGTTGGTTTAA